The window CAACCTGCACGCGGCGGCGACGTACGCGGCCAACTTCGGCGAGGACCACGTCCGCTGGGCCGACATCGCCACGGTCACCGACATCCCCAGGGCAGACGTGATCATCGGCGGCCCGCCGTGCCAGGGCTTCTCCAACCTGGGCGCCCGTGACGTGGAGGACCCGCGCAACAAGCTGTGGAAGGAATACCTCCGCTTCGTCCGCGCGGCCCGGCCCCGGGCGTTCGTCATCGAGAACGTCGACCGGTTCCTGGCGTCCGCGGAGTTCGCGCTGCTCCAAGCGGAGACCGCCCCGGGCGGCCTGCTCGCCGACTACACCCTCACCCCGGGCGTGCTGCTGGCCGCGGACTTCGGGGTCCCGCAGCGGCGCAAGCGGGCATTCGTCATCGGCTCGCGCGTCGGCCCGATCCCGCTGCCCGCGGCGGCGGGGGAGTGGCCCGGCGTCCGCACTGTGTTGTCGGGGCTCCCGGAGACCCCGGCGCGGACGACCCTGCCGAGTTCGTCGGTGGAGTTCTTCGGGCAGCGAGTGCCCGGCCGCTTCAAGAGCGCCGACCTGCACCTCGGTCGCAACCCGACCGCGCTGTCGTTGGAGCGCTACCGCGCGATCCCGCCGGGCGGTGGCCGCTTCGACCTCCCGGACCACCTGCTCCCACGGTGTTGGCGGGAGAAGAAGACCGGCACCACCGACGTCATGGGCCGCATGCGCTGGGACGCCCCGTCGCTGACGATTCGGACGGAGTTCTACAAGCCGGAAAAGGGCCAGTACCTCCACCCCGAATGGCACCGCCCCATCACCCACCTCGAAGCCGCCCGCCTCCAAACCTTCCCGGACACCTTCGAGTGGTGCGGCTCCAAAATCGAAATAGCCCGCCAAATCGGCAACGCCGTCCCACCCCACCTGGCCACCGCCCTAGCCACCCACCTATCCCCCCACCTCTAACCCCCCACCTCTAACCCCACCCACCCCAACCCCCACCCATCCCCTCCCTACCTCCTCGAGTCGCCCCTCCCGGCACCCGAGCCGCCCCTCCCGGCACCTGACTTCACCCCTCCCGCCCGTTCGCTTCGCGAGTCGCCCCTCCGGGCAAGTGAGTCGCCCCTTCCGGCGCCTGACTTCACCATTCGCGCACCCCACCGCGAGTCGCCCCTTCTCGCAAGTGAGTCGCCCCTCCTCGCAACCGACTTCACCCCTCGCTTCGCGAGTCGCCCCTCCGGGCAAGTGAGTCGCCCCTTCCGGCGCCTGACTTCACCATGCGCGCACCCACCGCGAGTCGCACATTCAGAACTGCGAGTCCAACGTTCCCGACTGCGAGTCCAACCTCCAGGCCCGCGAGTCCCCACTTCCCGACTGCGAGTTCCTAATTCAGGACGGCGAGTTCCCAGTTCAGGACGGTGAGTTCTCGGTTCGGCCGAACACCGTCCGCGCCAATGCCGCCACCCCATCCCCACTCAGCCGCTCCAGGGCCACTTCCCGTCCCGTCAGCAACTGCAGCATCGCCGACGTCGGCCCCTCCACCACCGGTCCTGCGCCCGCGGTCCACCCGGAGTCCGTCCCCACCAGCCGAAACCCGCCCACGCGCTTGCGGGCATGGAACGGCCATCCCATCGACCAAGCCCGCTCCGCTCCCACCCGCGCGGCCGCGGGCGGGATCTCGATCTCCCGGCCAAGCGGCTGCGAAATGTCCTGCGTGTGGGTCAGCACGTCCAGGATCGTGGTGAGCGGACCGGTCCCGGGCGGCGTCCGCCGCGATCCCGCGCCAGCGACCGCAGCAGGCCGACGATCTCACCGGTCGGCAGCTCCGCCTGCCGAATCGCCGTGTCGAGCACCAGCCGATTGAAGTTCCCCCGAGCCCTCGCGAACTCCACCATCGACCGGCCGATCGTGGTCTGCGGCGCCAGTGTCAGGTGCGCGGCGACGTCGCGTACCCGCCAGCCCGGGCACAGCGACGGGTGTTCCCAGTCCCGCGGCGAGAGCGTTTCGAGGAAGTCGGCGAGGCGGAGCCTGGCCGACTCGATCTCGGACCACACCTGTTCGGTCTCCACGTCGACCTCCGATAAGCTAAGGTGTCCTGAATATCAAGCTTCCTGAAGAGTACGAGGAGAGTCGGTGGAAAGCAACGGTCCGGCGAAGTCGCCGCCGCCACGCGGTCCGGAGCGGAACACCGCGGCCCTGCTCTACCAGGCCTACCTCCGGCTCGCGGAAGGCATCGACGCCCGTGCGCCCCGCGGGGACGAGCGCGCGCGTCCGGCGCACGCGGCGGTCTTCATCAACATGGAGCACGACGGCATCCGGCTGACCCGGCTTGCGGAGAAGGCGCGGATGACCCCGCAGGCCATGGGGGAGCTGGTCGACGGCCTCGAAAGCTGGGGCTACCTGCTACGCGTCCCCGATCCGTCGGACCGCAGGGCCAAGCTCATCGTCTTCACCGACAAAGGCCATGAGGCGCTGCGGGCGGCGTTCGACGCGGTCGAGGACGTCGAGGCCAGGCTGCTCGACCTGCTCGGCGCCAAGGACCTCGAGCGGCTCCAGCAGGCACTCATCCAGGTGGCCACCGACTTCTAGAGATATGCGTCTCGTTGCAATGCAACTCGTTGCATAGGTATCGTCGGCGCATGGCGTTGGAGCACGCGATCCTGGTCTCGCTCAGCGAGCGGCCGGGGTCCGGGTATGAGCTCACCCGACGGTTCGACAAGTCCATCGGGTTCTTCTGGCGCGCCACCCACCAGCAGATCTACCGCGTCCTCAAGCGCATGGACGACGCGGGCTGGGTGCACGTCGAGCACGTCCCGCAGGACGGCAAGCCGGACAAGAAGGTCTACACGGTCAGCGCCGAGGGCGCGGCCGAGATCTCCCGGTGGCTGGCCGAGCCCGCTCAGCCGACGGAGTTGCGCGATGAACTCGCGATCAAACTCCGCGCGGCGCACGGCGATCCGGACGCGGTCGCCGCCGAGGTCGCCCGCCACCGTGCCCAGCACGCCGAGCGGCTCGCCCTCTACGAGGCCATGGAACGGCGCGACTTCCCCGACCGGGACGCGCTGACCGGGCCCGCTCTGCACCAGTTTTTGGTCCTGCGCGGCGGAATCGGCGCCGAGCGGGGATTCGTCGCGTGGTGCGACGAGGTTCTGACGGCCCTGCGCCGTGATGCGGAAAGAGGCGAGACGCGATGACCGAGTACCCCACCCTGCTGTCCACTGTGGACCTCGGGTTCACCACGCTGCGCAACCGGGTCGTCATGGGCTCGATGCACACCGGGCTGGAGGACCGCGCCGCCGACGTCCCGAAGCTGGCCGCGTACTTCGCCGAGCGCGCTCGCGGGGGTGTCGGCCTCATCATCACCGGCGGCTACGCGCCCAACCGCACGGGCTGGCTCAAGCCGTTCGCCTCCAAGCTCACCACCGACGCGGAGGTGCGCAGGCACCGGCAGATCACCAAGGCGGTGCACGACGAGGGCGGCAAGATCGCGCTGCAGATCCTGCACGCGGGCCGCTACGCCTACCACCCGTTCAGCGCGTCGGCGTCGGCGATCAAGGCCCCGATCAACCCGTTCCGGCCGCGCGCGCTGTCGGACAGGGGAGTGCGCGCGCAGATCCGCGACTTCGTCAACTGTGCCGTGCTGGCCAAGGAAGCGGGCTACGACGGCGTCGAGATCATGGGATCCGAGGGCTACTTCATCAACCAGTTCCTGGCTCCCCGCACCAACAAGCGCACCGACCAGTGGGGCGGGACGCCGGAGAACCGGCGCAGGCTCGCGGTCGAGATCGTCCGCCGCACCAGGCAGGCGGTCGGCTCCGACTTCATCATCGTGTACCGGCTGTCGATGGCGGAGTTCGTCGAGGACGGTCAGACCTGGGACGAGATCGTCGCGCTGGGCAAGGAAGTCGAGGCCGCGGGCGCCACGATCATCAACACCGGCATCGGCTGGCACGAGGCCCGGGTGCCGACCATCGTCACCTCGGTGCCGCGCGCGGCCTTCACCTCGGTGACGGCCCGGTTCAAGCCGCACGTGTCGATCCCCGTGGTGGCGACGAACCGGATCAACATGCCGCAGGTGGCCGAGGAGATC is drawn from Actinokineospora alba and contains these coding sequences:
- a CDS encoding DNA cytosine methyltransferase, producing the protein MSHTMIDLFAGCGGMTSGFVAAGFTPVLAVEHNLHAAATYAANFGEDHVRWADIATVTDIPRADVIIGGPPCQGFSNLGARDVEDPRNKLWKEYLRFVRAARPRAFVIENVDRFLASAEFALLQAETAPGGLLADYTLTPGVLLAADFGVPQRRKRAFVIGSRVGPIPLPAAAGEWPGVRTVLSGLPETPARTTLPSSSVEFFGQRVPGRFKSADLHLGRNPTALSLERYRAIPPGGGRFDLPDHLLPRCWREKKTGTTDVMGRMRWDAPSLTIRTEFYKPEKGQYLHPEWHRPITHLEAARLQTFPDTFEWCGSKIEIARQIGNAVPPHLATALATHLSPHL
- a CDS encoding maleylpyruvate isomerase mycothiol-dependent enzyme family protein → MLTHTQDISQPLGREIEIPPAAARVGAERAWSMGWPFHARKRVGGFRLVGTDSGWTAGAGPVVEGPTSAMLQLLTGREVALERLSGDGVAALARTVFGRTENSPS
- a CDS encoding maleylpyruvate isomerase N-terminal domain-containing protein; its protein translation is METEQVWSEIESARLRLADFLETLSPRDWEHPSLCPGWRVRDVAAHLTLAPQTTIGRSMVEFARARGNFNRLVLDTAIRQAELPTGEIVGLLRSLARDRGGRRPGPVRSPRSWTC
- a CDS encoding MarR family winged helix-turn-helix transcriptional regulator; the protein is MESNGPAKSPPPRGPERNTAALLYQAYLRLAEGIDARAPRGDERARPAHAAVFINMEHDGIRLTRLAEKARMTPQAMGELVDGLESWGYLLRVPDPSDRRAKLIVFTDKGHEALRAAFDAVEDVEARLLDLLGAKDLERLQQALIQVATDF
- a CDS encoding PadR family transcriptional regulator, with product MALEHAILVSLSERPGSGYELTRRFDKSIGFFWRATHQQIYRVLKRMDDAGWVHVEHVPQDGKPDKKVYTVSAEGAAEISRWLAEPAQPTELRDELAIKLRAAHGDPDAVAAEVARHRAQHAERLALYEAMERRDFPDRDALTGPALHQFLVLRGGIGAERGFVAWCDEVLTALRRDAERGETR